One region of Gloeocapsopsis sp. IPPAS B-1203 genomic DNA includes:
- the nudC gene encoding NAD(+) diphosphatase: protein MHRIFIPGITPPVQNSEPAWWFAFVGNQLLVCQEETISHIPYLVSLEEIGLTPVRTQFLGTLDNQPCYSAELPKDTLLPHGMSLCGLRELYATLDDDVFMLSGRAIQIVEWDRTHQYCGHCATPMTQLSHERAKRCPNCRLVNYPRLSPAIIVLVSRGEELLLARAHRFPPGMYSVLAGFVEPGESLEETVVREVGEEVGIEITDIRYFGSQPWPFPNSLMIGFTATYASGDITIEPQELVAAGWFHKHNLPKLPPPLSIARKLIDWFVATH from the coding sequence ATGCATCGTATCTTCATTCCTGGCATTACTCCACCTGTCCAAAATTCTGAACCCGCTTGGTGGTTTGCTTTTGTCGGCAATCAATTACTAGTTTGCCAGGAAGAAACAATCAGCCATATTCCTTATCTCGTTAGTTTAGAAGAAATTGGCTTAACACCTGTACGCACGCAATTTCTCGGTACATTAGACAATCAACCGTGTTATTCAGCAGAACTACCTAAAGATACGCTTTTACCTCATGGAATGTCTTTATGTGGACTGCGCGAATTATATGCCACATTAGACGATGATGTATTTATGCTCAGTGGTCGTGCCATTCAAATTGTTGAGTGGGATCGCACTCATCAGTATTGCGGACACTGCGCAACGCCTATGACACAACTATCGCACGAACGTGCTAAGCGTTGTCCTAACTGTAGATTAGTTAACTATCCGCGTCTTTCACCCGCAATTATTGTACTTGTCTCGCGTGGAGAAGAATTATTACTAGCCCGCGCCCATCGATTTCCACCAGGAATGTATAGCGTACTCGCTGGTTTTGTGGAACCAGGAGAATCTCTAGAAGAAACAGTAGTAAGGGAAGTCGGCGAAGAAGTTGGTATTGAAATTACAGATATTCGCTATTTTGGATCGCAACCGTGGCCTTTTCCTAATTCACTGATGATTGGATTTACGGCAACCTATGCTAGTGGGGATATTACAATTGAACCACAAGAGTTAGTTGCTGCTGGCTGGTTTCATAAACACAATCTTCCAAAGCTTCCACCACCATTAAGCATTGCCCGAAAATTGATCGATTGGTTTGTAGCAACGCATTAA